In Vanacampus margaritifer isolate UIUO_Vmar chromosome 9, RoL_Vmar_1.0, whole genome shotgun sequence, the following proteins share a genomic window:
- the dop1a gene encoding protein DOP1A isoform X2 — protein MNAEEVELLGDSKYRNYVAAVDKALKNFEYSSEWADLISALGKLNKVLQNNAKYQVVPKKLTIGKRLAQCLHPALPSGVHRKALETYEIIFKIIGPKRLAKDLFLYSSGLFPLLTNAAMSVKPVLLGLYETYYLPLGKTLKPGLQGLLTGVLPGLEEGSEFYDRTNNLLEKVAAAVEQSAFYSALWGSILTSPAVRLPGVSFVLLHLNRKLSMEDQLYVMGSDIELMVEAVSTSVQDSSVLVQRSTLDLILFCFPFHMSQATRPDMIRILSAALHVVLRRDMSLNRRLYAWLLGPRATRQSTPEDQASHYFNTFSKDMLVQAMVGILQGKARGGEEESILMHDLKPFRILISLLDKPELGPAILEDVLIEVFRTLHTHCKTELGLQNQSSFSKDHTHLSSKLRENKKTAELIKTANLLFNSFEPFYMWDYIARWFEECCRTTLNVQTGIPRHAGSLGTSELSLMEFCQLVDFLLDIVSLPTRSMRVICQETYIEIQTEHLPQLLLRMVAALTCHLQTLGIGELTHCLRLCSKILSKVQPPLVSPLALPTSPQVHGLSSSCGNSSECTKEKKSDIKNVTLGTHESGEVFKDVENHPNRSSESCFTDFIQYHENGPDTEQPPQTHPTHKTGIHSSGPSQPKPVDKPVMQCCLEHFQQFLSRLITLYITSQQLETDEKDRGLVVQSTSLVLEGTQPGVHLDQTESCSDSVMAQKDYVAAFTAACQLFLECSSFPVYIAEGNLKASPTQEQECESERGFLPEWLQALMDATCLASNFSLQGVAISLLMDLVGLTQSVAMVTAESVASSGSSESAQPMSPSQGRVAVVIRPPLTQGILKYIANKTDFFKNVALILWDQLSEGTPQHHQRSVELFYQLHNLVPSSSICEDVISQQLMHRDKRVRLEAHVKFSVLWHLTRDLNITKSSPFNRTFDRSLFIMLDSLSYWDPCTSSVGRAWLNQVLQRHDIARVLEPLLLLLLHPKTHRVSIQKVQAQRHWAHVFPSLSEHEPSEPIDTRDSGFSENLSHIQVDRMAQSDFPGLEVGDMEPFCLTVNPLSDSLSILSLSSENLQLTSGFQPADQQEEPHSSESTGSQSSPVENQSFDEPEAVNSTSNSSDHQPASSDYMSEDSLEGTVFSVVNDLIENVVSLVAEESVDVPMRSEDWAQSDSESTCSETSTAPHLDSGPPHTSNHQTLPEMLAEGTLEFLGVPSTDVAVEEQHREGIIRHSSSPSIVTLPDNSDPTISDHNLQVDNSQARKRSHSSTQLSLKGKIMEKLADKSTGAKPKTKKSKRKEEERRRKAASQAEKTQTPSIFFGDSLDLENWYSCGEGEVSEIESDIGSPSGCSGGNVGGVSVAGRRSSSAPPRFNIHPLYQHVLLYLQLYDSSRALHALSAIAAMLRSAPSGFVSAISTTSINNTYTPQLSLLQNLLARHRVSVMGKDFYCPIAQDSHSHSFRSAMYLEIIISLCLYFLRSFYSAHVTAGPQDLAGNRAMQLTSIEVLTLLFSELAKVTGGSAKGFASFIYDVLSKCKVQKVVLHCLLSSIFSAQKWHDQRTAGVNMSTVEEGLSEDSVINLSEDQMDSCSAVQSQLLRLLQSLVVLEHRVLVPVEEGGEPGAGAAGGVGAGSSTGTGFEMLGGEVEHVNPQQPMTSLQYLHGQPITAQGMFLCAVIRALHQHHACKMHPQWIGLITATLPYMRRILRRVVASVTLQLCRNLDNLLHQYRYETGITDARPQWMAVCIPPDLLLTVLEGITAIIHYCLLDPTYQYHQLHVSVDQKHLAEARSGILSILHTIMSSVTLLWSVLHHADSSEKPAAASAASTSNINLGSTKKIRQQILELLGPISMNHGAHFMAAIAYVWNERKQVKTPVRNKVIPVASDEQLLLVELVRSVSAMRTETVMHTVKEVLKQPPAIAKDRKHLSLEVCMLQFFYAYVQRIPVSTLVDSWPSLLALLKDSVQLSLPAPGQFLILGVLNEFILKNPNLESKKDQRELQDVTHKVVEAIGTIAGSSLEQTTWLRRNLEVKASPQIVVDGTNLEADVEDLMLTVMEASSFTPSVYSVHALTLLAEVLAHLLDMVFYSDEKERVIPLLVNIMHYVVPYLRNHSAHNAPSYRACIQLLSSLSGYQYTRRAWKKEAFDLFMDHTFFQMDSSCVSHWRAIIDHLMTHDKTTFRDLMTRVAVAQSSSLSLFTNRDAELEQRAMLLKRLAFTIYSSEVDQYQKYLPDIQERLVESLRLPQVPILHAQVFLFFRVLLLRMSPQHLTSLWPTMITELVQVFLLMEQELTADEDISRTSGPSVAGLETTYSGGNGFSTSYNSQRWLNLYLSACKLLDLALALPPESLPQFQMYRWAFIPEASDDSGMEVRRQGTHQREFKPYVVRLAKLLRKRAKKNPEDDCFTRNLSWEPGHLMLTLYVIRSMEQLLPFFNLLSHVFNSKSSSRSCPAYAHNRAAGFFSCQKEGHKLESQKVFWSRARQNIEEMIEKDFLEGLIKTGKHSAFTHSDQH, from the exons GTGGAGGCTGTCAGCACATCAGTCCAGGACTCGAGTGTGCTGGTGCAGAGAAGCACTTTAGATTTGATCCTTTTCTGCTTCCCCTTCCACATGAGCCAG GCTACTCGCCCTGACATGATCCGGATCCTGTCTGCTGCTTTGCATGTGGTTTTGAGAAGAGACATGTCCCTGAACCGCAGACTCTACGCATGGTTGTTGG GCCCCCGCGCCACTCGACAGAGCACCCCAGAAGACCAGGCTAGCCACTATTTCAACACCTTCTCAAAAGACATGCTAGTCCAG GCAATGGTGGGGATATTGCAGGGGAAAGCGCGAGGCGGCGAAGAGGAAAGCATCCTCATGCATGACCTCAAGCCATTTCGCATCCTCATCAGTCTGCTTGACAAACCAGAGCTTG GTCCAGCTATCTTAGAGGATGTTCTCATTGAAGTGTTTCGTACGCTGCACACACATTGCAAAACTGAGTTGGGCCTCCAAAACCAGAGTTCCTTCAGCAAAGATCACACACACCTTAGCAG CAAACTTCGGGAGAACAAAAAGACAGCAGAACTGATTAAAACAGCCAATCTGCTGTTCAACTCTTTCGAGCCATTCTACATGTGGGACTATATTGCTCGCTGGTTTGAGGAGTGCTGCag GACGACACTGAATGTGCAAACCGGTATTCCAAGGCATGCTGGGAGTTTAGGTACCTCAGAGCTTTCCTTAATGGAATTCTGTCAGCTAGTTGATTTCCTGTTGGACATCGTTTCCTTG CCTACTAGAAGCATGAGGGTAATCTGCCAG GAGACGTACATCGAGATCCAGACAGAACATCTTCCTCAGCTCTTGCTGCGCATGGTGGCTGCACTAACCTGTCACCTGCAGACCTTGGGAATTGGAGAGCTCACTCACTGTCTGCGACTCTGCTCCAAGATCCTGAGCAAAGTACAACCACCATTAGTGTCCCCTTTGGCCCTGCCCACAAGCCCCCAGGTGCATGGCCTTTCCAGTTCCTGTGGAAATTCTTCAGAATGcacaaaggagaaaaaaagtgatattaaa AATGTAACTCTGGGAACACATGAAAGTGGGGAGGTGTTCAAAGATGTAGAAAATCATCCCAATCGCTCATCTGAAAGCTGCTTCACAGACTTCATCCAATACCATGAGAATGGCCCAGATACAGAACAACCACCTCAAACTCACCCAACGCATAAGACAGGCATTCATTCCTCAGGCCCATCTCAACCTAAACCTGTGGACAAACCAGTCATGCAGTGCTGTTTGGAACACTTCCAGCAATTTCTTTCTCGCCTTATAACCTTGTATATAACTTCCCAACAATTGGAAACAGACGAGAAGGACAGAGGCCTCGTGGTACAGTCAACAAGCCTTGTATTAGAGGGTACCCAACCTGGTGTGCATCTAGACCAGACTGAGTCATGCTCGGACTCTGTGATGGCTCAGAAAGACTATGTTGCTGCTTTTACTGCTGCCTGCCAGCTGTTCTTGGAGTGTTCCAGCTTTCCAGTGTACATTGCAGAGGGAAACCTGAAGGCCTCACCCACACAAGAGCAAGAGTGTG AGAGCGAGCGGGGGTTTCTGCCGGAGTGGCTGCAGGCATTGATGGATGCCACCTGCTTGGCTAGCAACTTCAGTCTTCAAGGTGTGGCTATTTCTCTACTAATGGACCTCGTGGGACTCACCCAGTCTGTGGCCATGGTGACAGCTGAGAGTGTGGCATCCAGCGGCAGCTCTGAGTCTGCCCAGCCCATGAGTCCCAGTCAAGGTCGAGTAGCTGTCGTCATCAGGCCCCCACTCACTCAGGGAATTCTTAAGTACATTGCAAACAAGACAGACTTCTTTAAG AATGTGGCTCTGATCCTGTGGGATCAGTTGAGTGAAGGAACACCACAGCACCATCAACGAAGTGTGGAGCTCTTCTATCAGCTCCACAACCTTGTACCTTCTTCCAGCATCTGTGAGGATGTGATCAGCCAGCAGCTCATGCACCGTGACAAG AGAGTTCGGCTAGAAGCCCATGTGAAGTTTTCTGTGCTGTGGCATTTGACACGAGATTTAAATATCACCAAATCTTCTCCTTTTAATCGAACATTTGACAG ATCTCTTTTTATCATGCTAGACAGCCTTAGTTATTGGGACCCTTGTACAAGTTCAGTTGGCCGGGCATGGCTTAATCAGGTCCTTCAGCGACATGACATCGCTCGGGTGCTAGAgcccctccttcttcttctactgCACCCAAAGACCCATAGagtttccattcaaaaagtacAAGCCCAGCGACACTGGGCCCATGTCTTTCCTAGCCTGTCTGAACACGAGCCATCGGAACCTATAGACACTAGAGACTCAGGCTTCTCTGAAA ACCTCAGTCATATCCAAGTGGACAGGATGGCACAGAGCGATTTCCCAGGTCTGGAAGTCGGTGACATGGAGCCATTTTGTCTTACCGTTAACCCTCTGAGTGACAGTCTGTCTATACTGAGTCTAAGCAGTGAGAATTTACAACTCACTAGTGGATTTCAGCCTGCTGACCAGCAGGAGGAGCCCCATTCCTCTGAATCAACTGGTTCTCAGTCCTCTCCAGTGGAAAATCAAAGTTTTGATGAGCCAGAGGCTGTAAACAGCACATCCAACAGTTCAGACCATCAACCTGCTTCTTCAGATTATATGTCTGAAGACTCATTAGAGGGGACTGTTTTCTCTGTTGTAAATGATCTTATAGAAAATGTTGTGAGTTTAGTAGCTGAGGAGTCTGTTGATGTGCCAATGCGGTCTGAAGACTGGGCTCAGTCAGACTCGGAGAGCACTTGTTCAGAAACATCCACGGCTCCCCATCTTGACTCCGGACCTCCTCATACCTCCAACCACCAGACGCTGCCAGAGATGCTGGCTGAAGGAACACTGGAATTTCTTGGGGTCCCTTCAACTGATGTTGCTGTAGAAGAGCAGCACAGAGAGGGTATCATCCGTCACAGTTCCTCACCTTCCATTGTCACATTACCTGACAACTCAGACCCAACCATTTCAGACCACAATCTGCAGGTGGACAACTCTCAAGCACGCAAACGAAGCCATAGCAGCACCCAGCTCAGCCTTAAAGGCAAAATCATGGAGAAATTGGCTGACAAATCCACAGGGGCTAAGCCTAAAACGAAAAAGTCCAAAAGGAAAGAGGAGGAGAGACGGAGAAAGGCAGCAAGCCAGGCTGAAAAAACGCAAACACCCAGTATATTCTTTGGGGATAGCCTAGATCTGGAGAACTGGTATAGCTGTGGGGAAGGTGAGGTATCAGAAATTGAAAGTGACATTGGCTCACCCAGTGGATGttcaggtgggaatgttggagGTGTTAGTGTCGCAGGACGTAGATCATCGTCCGCCCCACCTCGCTTCAATATCCATCCTCTCTACCAGCATGTTCTTCTATATCTCCAGTTATATGACTCCTCCAGGGCCCTGCATGCACTTTCGGCAATCGCAGCCATGCTAAGGTCTGCTCCCTCAGGGTTTGTAAGTGCTATCTCCACTACTAGCATCAACAACACCTACACCCCCCAGCTCTCTTTGCTCCAAAACCTCCTAGCTCGTCACAGGGTCTCTGTCATGGGCAAAGACTTCTACTGCCCCATCGCACAAGACTCCCACTCCCACTCATTCCGCAGTGCCATGTATCTGGAAATCATCATATCACTCTGTCTATACTTCTTAAGAAGCTTCTACTCTGCCCATGTAACAGCAGGCCCTCAGGACTTGGCTGGAAACCGGGCCATGCAGCTGACCAGTATAGAGGTATTAACTCTTCTTTTCAGTGAGCTGGCCAAAGTCACAGGGGGCTCAGCAAAGGGATTTGCTAGTTTCATATATGATGTTCTGTCTAAATGTAAAGTTCAGAAGGTGGTACTCCATTGCCTGCTCTCCTCTATATTCAGCGCACAGAAATGGCATGACCAACGGACGGCCGGTGTAAATATGTCCACAGTGGAGGAAGGTCTGTCTGAggacagtgttatcaacttgtcAGAGGATCAGATGGACAGTTGTAGTGCAGTCCAGTCCCAGCTACTAAGACTGCTTCAAAGTCTAGTTGTACTCGAGCACAGAGTTCTGGTGCCGGTCGAAGAAGGAGGAGAACCTGGGGCAGGAGCTGCGGGAGGCGTAGGAGCAGGCAGTAGCACAGGAACTGGATTTGAAATGTTAGGTGGAGAAGTGGAGCATGTCAACCCTCAGCAGCCAATGACATCACTACAGTACCTTCATGGACAGCCGATCACAGCACAGGGCATGTTTTTGTGCGCCGTCATCAGGGCACTGCATCAACACCATGCGTGTAAAATGCACCCTCAGTGGATTGGACTCATCACAGCCACGCTGCCATACATGAGGAGGATTCTAAGAAGGGTGGTTGCATCAGTCACTCTGCAGCTTTGCAGGAACTTGGACAATCTTCTTCACCAGTACCGCTATGAGACTGGGATTACTGACGCCAG ACCCCAATGGATGGCTGTCTGCATTCCTCCTGACCTGTTACTCACAGTACTGGAGGGAATAACTGCAATCATCCACTACTGCCTGCTTGATCCCACTTACCAGTACCACCAG TTGCATGTGAGTGTTGACCAGAAGCACCTGGCTGAGGCTCGTTCAGGTATCCTGTCCATCCTCCACACTATCATGTCCTCTGTCACATTGCTGTGGAGTGTCCTCCATCATGCTGACAGCTCTGAGAAGCCAgctgctgcttctgctgctTCCACTTCCAACATCAATTTGGGCTCCACTAAG AAAATTCGTCAGCAAATCCTTGAGCTGCTTGGCCCAATCTCCATGAACCATGGTGCTCACTTCATGGCAGCCATTGCCTATGTTTGGAATGAAAGGAAACAGGTCAAGACTCCAGTCAGAAATAAA GTGATTCCTGTAGCCAGTGATGAACAGTTACTGCTGGTTGAGCTGGTTCGCTCGGTGAGTGCCATGCGCACTGAAACGGTCATGCACACAGTGAAAGAGGTTCTGAAGCAGCCACCGGCCATCGCAAAGGACAGG AAACACCTTTCTTTGGAGGTCTGCATGCTGCAGTTCTTCTATGCATATGTCCAGAG GATTCCTGTATCTACTTTAGTTGATAGCTGGCCTTCTCTGCTGGCTCTGCTGAAGGATTCAGTGCAGTTAAGCCTGCCTGCCCCAGGACAGTTTTTAATACTTGG TGTTCTGAATGAATTCATTTTGAAGAACCCTAATCTGGAAAGTAAGAAGGACCAGCGAGAGCTCCAG GATGTGACACATAAAGTGGTAGAAGCCATCGGGACAATTGCAGGTTCGTCTCTGGAGCAAACTACATGGCTGAGGAGAAACCTGGAAGTGAAGGCCTCTCCTCAGATAGTTGTGGACGGAACAAACCTTGAAGCAGACGTTGAAG ATTTAATGCTCACAGTTATGGAGGCCTCCAGCTTCACCCCATCTGTCTACAGCGTTCATGCCCTCACGCTGCTGGCTGAG GTGCTGGCTCACTTGTTGGACATGGTGTTCTacagtgatgagaaggaacggGTTATACCCCTGTTGGTCAATATCATGCACTATGTAGTTCCCTACTTGCGTAACCACAG CGCTCACAATGCTCCCAGCTACCGGGCCTGCATCCAActgctgagcagtctaagtggGTACCAGTACACACGTCGCGCCTGGAAGAAGGAGGCCTTTGACCTCTTTATGGACCACACCTTCTTCCAGATGGACTCATCTTGTGTCAGCCA ctggaGGGCAATCATTGACCATTTGATGACTCATGACAAGACCACATTCAGAGATCTTATGA CCCGTGTAGCTGTAGCCCAGAGCAGCTCCCTGAGTCTGTTCACCAACAGAGATGCTGAGCTGGAACAGAGGGCCATGTTGCTCAAGCGCCTGGCCTTCACCATCTACAGTAGTGAAGTGGACCAGTACCAAAAATACCTCCCTGACATACAAG AGCGCCTGGTGGAGAGCCTGCGTCTTCCTCAGGTGCCCATCCTGCATGCTCAGGTGTTCCTCTTCTTCAGGGTGCTGTTGCTGCGCATGTCTCCTCAACACCTCACCTCATTATGGCCAACCATGATCACTGAACTG GTTCAAGTGTTTCTGTTGATGGAGCAAGAGCTGACAGCAGATGAGGACATATCAAG GACATCTGGGCCATCTGTGGCCGGCTTGGAAACCACCTATTCCGGAGGGAATGGCTTCTCAACGTCCTACAACAGCCAACGCTGGCTCAACCTCTATCTGTCAGCTTGCAAACTGCTGGACTTGGCCTTGGCCCTGCCGCCCGAAAGCCTGCCGCAGTTCCAAAT GTATCGGTGGGCATTCATCCCTGAAGCCTCAGATGATTCTGGAATGGAGGTGAGACGGCAAGGGACTCACCAGCGGGAGTTTAAACCGTACGTGGTCCGACTAGCCAAGCTGCTGAGGAAACGAGCTAAG AAAAATCCAGAAGATGACTGCTTCACTCGAAACCTTTCCTGGGAGCCAGGCCACCTGATGCTAACCCTCTATGTAATCCGCAGCATGGAGCAGCTGCTTCCTTTCTTCAACCTACTCAGCCACGTGTTTAACAGCAAATCCAGCAGCCGCTCATGTCCTGCTTACGCTCACAACCGTGCAGCTGGCTTCTTTTCTTGTCAAAAGGAGGGCCACAAACTGGAGAGCCAGAAAGTGTTCTGGAGTCGAGCTCGACAAAACATTGAGGAAATGATCGAGAAGGACTTTCTAGAAGGACTCATCAAGACGGGAAAACACAGCGCATTTACACATTCTGATCAGCACTAG